From a region of the Arachis ipaensis cultivar K30076 chromosome B09, Araip1.1, whole genome shotgun sequence genome:
- the LOC107615938 gene encoding ripening-related protein grip22-like — protein sequence MGKLGFMVLFGLLTITTLLLPHHVTLGSRHHNHHPKDHHHDHHHSKHKDHDHHHHGDPTSPRIEPHGTHAILTFNDFGPHGDGGGPSECDSRFHPLPQKVVALSTGWYNNGEFCGRMIRITARNGRSAVARVVDECDSTHGCKHNIVDASKTVWHDLGLNTDIGEVPVTWTLA from the coding sequence ATGGGGAAACTAGGGTTTATGGTTCTCTTTGGCCTTCTCACCATAACAACCCTACTTCTTCCACATCATGTAACACTTGGATCCCGCCACCACAATCACCATCCAAAAgatcatcatcatgatcatcacCACTCAAAACACAAAGATCATGATCACCACCACCACGGAGACCCTACATCGCCGCGAATCGAACCACATGGGACCCATGCCATTCTCACTTTCAATGACTTTGGTCCCCATGGGGACGGAGGCGGTCCATCCGAGTGTGACAGTAGGTTCCACCCTTTGCCTCAAAAGGTGGTAGCTCTGTCTACCGGATGGTACAACAACGGTGAGTTTTGTGGGAGAATGATCCGAATCACCGCGAGGAATGGAAGGTCGGCGGTGGCAAGGGTGGTGGATGAGTGTGACTCAACGCATGGATGTAAGCACAACATTGTTGATGCATCAAAAACTGTGTGGCATGATTTGGGACTCAACACAGATATTGGTGAAGTACCAGTTACTTGGACTCTTGCCTAG